From a single Labrenzia sp. PHM005 genomic region:
- a CDS encoding mechanosensitive ion channel domain-containing protein, translated as MTLLLNRLFPIILMFCVWATSAVSQTTPDGAKQANEIGQAREALIQILEDPDSRAALIKQLTAEQDAGGNEQSPPPETETEVNVSRSAKDGIVLTIGEYTRAIADQAGVLLNQAGRSINGLGLIATGQIPVKWDRVQTVLTQVIFVLFAAYVVYAAAQVLARKSYKRLAVKARYGGGIARTSILLFTTLIDTTTVALGLGGGYLCALVAYGGLEAGVTIQESLALNAFFVTGMANVALRFVFAPNRPELRLLPFDDTSSNYWYGRLRLYMYWTNYGIFLAVPVANIAVSFVLGNALRFLVVLSGMLYLMALVIRNRTTVRQGAYRYSETLHSVLAQRAIANLGKVWHLAALGYIIAIFIIWVSRPFDATTIILRATGLSVVTVMAGMALSLIMTRAIRGGIRLPDNWNQALPALQYRLNAFVPRILKLVRSAVFLGTVLMLLDIWGVFRVRAWFESETGARLLSSTGSALLVLLVGFAVWLALMSWVDLRLQSRSGRIVTARERTLFQLFRNAATVVILVMSSLLALSELGIDIGPLIAGAGVVGLAISFGAQTLVKDIITGAFIQIENAINEGDVVTVAGITGTVEGITVRSVRIRDLNGTSHIIPFSSVDMVSNFMRGFSYHVAIIGVAYDTDVAVAKDAMLEAFRRLRETDYGAKILSDMEMNGVINFGPSSIDIRARIKTLPGDQWSVGRAYNEYVKQVFDERNIEIPFPQVTYHAATPPFVRDDGEKTAKPKLPKKPKAISGDAPPGEGVE; from the coding sequence ATGACACTTCTTCTCAACCGTCTTTTTCCGATCATCCTGATGTTTTGTGTTTGGGCCACATCGGCAGTTTCCCAAACGACGCCTGATGGGGCGAAACAGGCAAACGAGATTGGCCAAGCCAGGGAAGCGCTGATCCAGATATTGGAGGACCCAGATAGCCGGGCAGCTCTGATCAAACAGCTGACAGCAGAACAAGACGCCGGTGGCAATGAGCAGAGCCCCCCGCCTGAAACTGAAACGGAAGTTAATGTTTCTCGGTCTGCCAAGGATGGAATTGTTCTCACCATTGGCGAATACACGCGCGCAATCGCCGATCAGGCCGGTGTCCTACTCAATCAAGCGGGGCGCTCGATAAATGGTTTAGGGCTAATTGCGACAGGCCAAATTCCGGTCAAATGGGACCGGGTTCAGACAGTCCTTACACAAGTCATTTTCGTCTTGTTTGCTGCGTATGTGGTCTATGCGGCCGCTCAAGTGCTTGCCCGCAAATCCTACAAGCGATTGGCGGTGAAAGCCCGCTATGGCGGCGGTATCGCACGGACCAGTATTCTACTTTTTACAACCCTCATAGACACAACAACGGTCGCGCTAGGGCTAGGCGGAGGATATTTGTGCGCATTGGTTGCTTATGGCGGATTGGAAGCAGGTGTCACAATCCAGGAAAGCCTGGCACTCAATGCGTTCTTCGTTACTGGAATGGCAAACGTAGCACTGCGGTTTGTTTTTGCTCCAAACCGCCCGGAACTGCGTCTGTTGCCCTTTGATGATACCAGTTCAAACTACTGGTATGGCCGCTTGCGGCTTTATATGTACTGGACCAATTACGGCATCTTCCTAGCAGTTCCGGTTGCCAACATTGCAGTTTCCTTTGTCTTAGGAAATGCGCTGCGCTTCCTCGTGGTGTTGAGCGGGATGCTCTACCTGATGGCGCTGGTAATTCGAAACCGCACGACGGTCCGACAAGGCGCGTACCGTTACTCGGAAACGCTTCACAGCGTGTTGGCTCAACGGGCGATCGCCAATCTTGGCAAAGTTTGGCATCTGGCAGCCTTGGGTTACATCATCGCGATTTTCATCATTTGGGTTTCCCGCCCCTTTGATGCCACGACAATCATTTTGCGGGCGACCGGTTTGTCTGTTGTCACAGTGATGGCCGGCATGGCGTTGTCGTTGATCATGACCCGGGCAATCCGAGGCGGAATCCGATTGCCGGATAACTGGAATCAGGCGCTTCCAGCACTTCAATACCGTTTGAATGCGTTTGTGCCGCGGATTTTAAAACTTGTCCGATCGGCTGTGTTCCTGGGAACCGTCTTGATGCTGCTCGACATTTGGGGCGTGTTCCGTGTTCGCGCCTGGTTTGAGAGTGAGACCGGTGCCCGATTGCTCAGCAGCACAGGGTCCGCCCTGTTGGTTCTGTTAGTCGGCTTTGCTGTTTGGCTTGCTTTGATGTCATGGGTGGATTTGCGACTTCAATCCCGCAGCGGCCGGATCGTCACTGCCCGGGAGCGCACGCTGTTCCAGCTCTTCCGCAATGCGGCGACAGTTGTCATCCTGGTGATGTCATCACTTTTGGCTTTGTCTGAGCTGGGCATTGATATCGGCCCGCTAATTGCCGGTGCCGGTGTCGTTGGTTTGGCAATTTCTTTCGGTGCCCAAACACTGGTAAAGGACATCATCACAGGCGCCTTTATTCAGATTGAAAACGCGATCAATGAAGGGGATGTCGTGACCGTTGCCGGTATTACCGGAACGGTTGAAGGAATAACGGTTCGGTCGGTGCGGATCCGGGATCTCAATGGAACCTCTCACATTATCCCATTTTCGTCTGTCGACATGGTGTCGAACTTCATGCGCGGATTTTCCTATCATGTCGCGATCATTGGCGTGGCTTACGATACCGATGTTGCTGTTGCCAAAGACGCGATGCTCGAGGCGTTCCGCAGGCTGCGGGAAACAGACTATGGGGCGAAAATTCTTTCCGATATGGAGATGAACGGGGTGATTAATTTTGGTCCAAGCTCGATCGATATTCGAGCAAGGATCAAAACTCTGCCGGGTGATCAATGGTCTGTCGGGCGCGCTTACAACGAGTACGTCAAACAAGTGTTTGATGAGCGGAACATCGAAATCCCGTTCCCGCAGGTCACCTATCATGCGGCAACTCCGCCATTTGTTCGGGACGACGGAGAGAAGACCGCGAAACCGAAACTGCCGAAAAAACCGAAAGCCATATCGGGTGACGCGCCTCCAGGCGAAGGTGTCGAATAG
- a CDS encoding MBL fold metallo-hydrolase, with translation MSEIQVRLTRRAALLGAGATALGAGVASSGTVHAAAEKQGAMAAPVARYNVGSFEVNTLLDGAVTVGEPQKTFGMNVDASTFSQASSDNFIPDDSFKAFFTPTLVNTGQELILFDTGVGEGGRPARGNMRAALMSAGYTPEQVDVVVITHMHPDHIGGLMEAGAPAFPNARYVTGQKEFDFWSAMDPEANGVTKLMAKNVKPLAEKMTFLGDGGSVASGITAVAAHGHTPGHTLYMLEDGGQQLLLAADLANHYVWSLAHPTWEVRFDMDKEAAAATRQSVLGMLASDKVPFVGYHMPFPAVGYVSTEGSGFRYVPASYQLNL, from the coding sequence ATGAGTGAAATTCAGGTTCGACTGACACGGCGTGCTGCCTTGTTGGGAGCAGGGGCGACGGCATTAGGGGCTGGCGTCGCGTCGTCCGGAACGGTTCATGCTGCTGCCGAAAAGCAAGGCGCCATGGCAGCGCCGGTTGCACGTTACAATGTTGGTTCCTTTGAAGTGAACACTTTGCTTGATGGCGCGGTCACTGTTGGGGAACCCCAGAAGACGTTCGGCATGAACGTTGATGCCAGCACGTTCTCACAAGCGTCTTCGGATAACTTTATTCCCGATGATAGTTTCAAGGCGTTTTTTACACCCACACTGGTCAACACAGGGCAGGAGTTGATTCTCTTTGATACCGGAGTTGGAGAAGGAGGGCGTCCTGCACGCGGCAACATGCGCGCCGCGTTGATGAGCGCAGGCTATACGCCGGAGCAAGTCGATGTAGTCGTCATCACCCATATGCACCCAGATCATATCGGCGGCTTGATGGAGGCAGGCGCGCCTGCATTCCCAAATGCCCGCTATGTGACCGGCCAGAAGGAGTTTGACTTCTGGTCTGCTATGGACCCGGAAGCCAATGGCGTTACCAAGCTTATGGCAAAGAATGTCAAACCGCTTGCCGAGAAAATGACATTCCTGGGAGATGGCGGGTCAGTTGCGTCTGGGATTACAGCAGTGGCTGCACACGGTCACACACCTGGTCACACCCTCTATATGCTGGAAGATGGGGGGCAGCAGCTTCTTCTCGCGGCTGACCTTGCCAACCACTATGTCTGGTCATTGGCTCACCCAACGTGGGAAGTCCGGTTTGATATGGACAAAGAAGCGGCGGCTGCGACGAGGCAGTCCGTCTTGGGCATGCTGGCCAGCGATAAAGTTCCGTTTGTCGGCTACCATATGCCATTCCCAGCTGTTGGATATGTTTCCACTGAGGGAAGCGGGTTCCGCTACGTTCCAGCGTCTTATCAGCTCAATCTCTAG
- the ctrA gene encoding response regulator transcription factor CtrA — translation MRVLLIEDDNATAQSIELMLKSENFNVYTTDLGEEGIDLGKLYDYDIIMLDLNLPDMSGYEVLRTLRVSKVKTPILILSGNAGIEDKVRGLGFGADDYMTKPFHKDELVARIHAIVRRSKGHAQSVIVTGDLKVNLDTKTVEVGGQRVHLTGKEYQMLELLSLRKGTTLTKEMFLNHLYGGMDEPELKIIDVFICKLRKKLAAATSGKNYIETVWGRGYVLREPDVEVAA, via the coding sequence ATGCGTGTATTGTTGATTGAGGATGATAACGCGACAGCGCAAAGCATCGAGTTGATGCTGAAGTCCGAGAACTTCAACGTCTACACGACAGATCTTGGCGAGGAAGGAATCGACCTCGGCAAACTGTACGATTATGACATTATTATGCTGGATCTGAACCTGCCGGACATGTCCGGTTATGAGGTTCTCCGCACACTTCGGGTCTCGAAAGTTAAGACACCGATCCTAATTCTTTCCGGCAACGCCGGTATTGAAGACAAGGTTCGCGGTCTCGGCTTCGGCGCCGATGACTATATGACCAAGCCGTTCCACAAGGACGAGCTGGTGGCACGTATTCATGCGATTGTCCGCCGCTCGAAAGGCCATGCTCAGTCCGTCATCGTTACCGGCGACCTGAAGGTCAACTTGGACACCAAAACGGTGGAAGTTGGCGGCCAGCGTGTGCATCTGACCGGCAAGGAATATCAGATGCTGGAACTTCTCTCCTTGCGCAAGGGTACGACCCTGACAAAGGAAATGTTCCTGAACCATCTTTATGGTGGCATGGACGAGCCAGAATTGAAGATCATCGACGTCTTCATCTGTAAACTTCGCAAGAAGCTTGCAGCGGCAACATCTGGCAAGAATTACATCGAAACGGTTTGGGGACGTGGCTACGTTCTGCGCGAACCGGATGTTGAGGTCGCTGCATAA
- a CDS encoding LytTR family DNA-binding domain-containing protein: MSRQNLLLLIAMTICAAFLLAANQQTRPDGWNVLSVYGYWFVRISIEATLFFAFFLLVGLIPALNRRKVAVLCLAGLASYLPFVLSVTAMDIVLGLPELGSTAGTAWGPDPRVGAFLLELGYLLDNHAFLCGLLSLPLLAETRMIVSIGKHTNVAQEALETTSEELADGGALTENLQGQTSFFESLSPPFTGTLLRAEAQEHYVKLVGTAETRMILYRFSDILRELPPSLGMQVHRSHWIANEAIRKVIRKGNNTRIETQDGMQIPVSRRYVSRVTGWAEQNSEKTGSNDRASTA; the protein is encoded by the coding sequence ATGTCCCGGCAGAACCTGCTGTTGCTGATTGCCATGACAATTTGTGCCGCTTTTCTGCTTGCCGCGAACCAGCAAACACGGCCGGATGGCTGGAATGTCTTGAGCGTATACGGATATTGGTTTGTCCGGATATCGATTGAAGCCACGCTGTTTTTTGCGTTCTTTCTTCTTGTTGGACTGATACCAGCGTTGAATAGGCGGAAAGTGGCTGTGCTATGTCTGGCAGGACTTGCCAGCTATTTGCCTTTTGTTCTTTCGGTCACGGCGATGGATATCGTGCTCGGGCTTCCTGAGCTTGGATCCACAGCAGGAACAGCTTGGGGACCGGATCCGCGGGTTGGTGCCTTTCTCCTGGAACTTGGCTACCTCTTGGACAACCACGCGTTTTTGTGCGGGCTGCTCTCCCTTCCGCTTTTGGCGGAAACAAGAATGATCGTAAGCATTGGCAAGCACACGAACGTTGCGCAAGAGGCGCTTGAAACCACATCGGAAGAACTTGCAGATGGCGGTGCGCTAACCGAAAACCTGCAAGGTCAGACCTCATTTTTTGAAAGCTTGTCACCGCCGTTCACTGGCACATTGCTCCGCGCAGAAGCACAAGAGCACTATGTCAAACTTGTCGGGACTGCCGAAACCCGGATGATCCTCTATAGGTTCAGCGACATTCTGCGGGAATTGCCTCCATCGCTTGGAATGCAGGTTCACCGAAGCCACTGGATCGCGAACGAAGCGATCCGAAAGGTCATTCGAAAAGGCAACAACACGCGGATTGAGACGCAAGATGGCATGCAAATTCCGGTGAGCCGACGATATGTCAGCCGTGTGACCGGCTGGGCAGAGCAGAATTCAGAAAAAACAGGATCAAATGACCGCGCGTCCACGGCCTAG
- a CDS encoding paraquat-inducible protein A: MRLVIAFLLPIATFSFALGITLPMMRLEKLYFLEERPSLIDVIQGLWVEGDAALAVVIALFSVIFPAAKIALTHVAAVTGGRSRSLALLSAVSKWSMLDVMLVALVLFAAKTSGLAAASLLPGLWFYAGATLATALAAMLCQRA, translated from the coding sequence ATGCGCCTCGTTATCGCTTTTCTTCTGCCGATCGCGACCTTTTCCTTTGCTCTTGGTATCACGTTGCCAATGATGCGGCTGGAGAAGCTGTATTTTCTAGAAGAGCGGCCGTCTCTCATCGATGTTATTCAAGGACTTTGGGTTGAGGGGGATGCGGCATTGGCTGTTGTCATCGCCCTCTTTTCCGTCATTTTTCCGGCGGCGAAAATCGCATTGACCCATGTGGCCGCCGTGACAGGTGGCCGGTCCCGGTCGCTGGCGCTTTTATCCGCAGTCAGTAAATGGTCAATGCTGGACGTTATGCTCGTCGCGCTTGTTTTGTTCGCGGCCAAGACCAGCGGGCTGGCGGCGGCATCTCTCTTGCCAGGACTGTGGTTTTACGCCGGCGCAACGCTCGCTACGGCGCTGGCCGCGATGCTTTGCCAAAGAGCTTAG
- a CDS encoding TrmO family methyltransferase: MTHVLTVIGKVCPTEHGFEIRIDEAFRQGLTGLEQFSHAFVLWLADRTDAPGTVPLTCPAPYTSSDQGVGVFASRSPDRPNPICFSAIAITGVDLKIGSITTPYIDTLPETPVIDIKPYFPASDLVSTAHIPAHFSHWPMSYEESALFDWSAEFR, translated from the coding sequence ATGACACACGTTTTGACGGTGATCGGGAAAGTATGCCCGACGGAACACGGCTTTGAGATTCGAATTGACGAAGCCTTTCGGCAGGGACTTACCGGACTAGAGCAATTCAGCCATGCTTTTGTTCTCTGGCTTGCGGACAGAACCGATGCTCCCGGGACGGTCCCGCTCACTTGCCCTGCCCCCTATACGTCCAGCGACCAGGGTGTTGGCGTGTTCGCCTCCCGATCACCGGACCGGCCAAATCCAATCTGTTTCTCGGCAATTGCGATCACTGGCGTGGATCTGAAGATCGGAAGCATTACGACACCGTACATCGACACGCTCCCAGAGACGCCGGTCATCGATATCAAACCGTATTTTCCGGCCAGCGACCTGGTATCTACCGCGCATATCCCGGCCCATTTTTCGCACTGGCCAATGTCTTATGAAGAGTCCGCCCTTTTCGATTGGAGCGCAGAATTCAGATAG
- the fliJ gene encoding flagellar export protein FliJ — MKTRDSLIRLKRFQVDEKRRQLAQIESMISEFHRMADELDDQIRTEQERTGITDVTHFAYPTFAKAAADRRDNLRNSAHELDDQLQRAQDELSEAIEDLKKFEQLEERDQQRERTAQEMAEQDLLDEVAARGRSRF, encoded by the coding sequence ATGAAAACCCGAGACAGTTTGATCCGTTTGAAGCGGTTTCAAGTTGACGAAAAACGGCGGCAGCTCGCCCAGATCGAGAGTATGATATCCGAGTTTCACCGGATGGCAGACGAACTCGATGATCAGATTCGCACCGAACAGGAGCGGACCGGGATCACTGATGTGACGCATTTCGCCTATCCCACATTTGCAAAGGCTGCAGCGGACCGGAGAGACAATCTGCGTAATTCAGCACATGAGCTGGATGACCAGTTGCAACGGGCTCAGGACGAACTCAGTGAAGCGATCGAAGATCTGAAGAAGTTTGAGCAGCTGGAAGAACGGGATCAGCAGCGTGAACGGACGGCGCAGGAGATGGCCGAACAAGACCTTCTTGATGAAGTCGCTGCGCGCGGGCGGTCTAGGTTCTAG
- the glpD gene encoding glycerol-3-phosphate dehydrogenase — MAADYDLLIIGGGINGAGIARDAVGRGASVMLVEMGDLAGATSSASTKLIHGGLRYLEYYEFNLVRKALKEREVLWKLAPHIAWPLRFILPHHKELRPAWFLRLGLFMYDHLGGRKLLPATKTVPLDQGIFSKGLKKLFQKGFEYSDCWVDDARLVVLNARDAADRGANIQTRTKCVSALRDGDHWQVVLKDLTTGIERTVTASVLVNAAGPWVAEMLRGVVGANNSSAVRLVKGSHIIVPRQFDHDRCFIFQNGDGRIVFAIPYENDFTLIGTTDVDFEGDLGKVSIAEDEIEYLCKAVSEYLEKPITPDDVVHTYSGVRPLYDDGASEAKAATRDYVLELDAGENKPAVLSVFGGKITTYRKLSEQVLEKLTPFLPFKRGTWTDEDALPGGDFAVTSFDDEVERLSSDYPFLGKIFAARLIRQYGTDARKILGSAKKAADLGQFFGYNLYEAEVKWLVSQEWARTSEDILWRRTKLGLRLNSDEIAALDSYLGAHLAELVGTAA; from the coding sequence ATGGCAGCGGACTATGATCTTTTAATAATCGGTGGCGGAATTAACGGAGCAGGGATTGCCCGTGATGCTGTCGGCCGTGGAGCATCGGTGATGCTCGTTGAAATGGGGGATCTTGCCGGAGCCACATCATCGGCCTCGACCAAACTCATCCATGGCGGCCTGCGCTACTTAGAATACTATGAGTTCAATTTGGTGCGTAAAGCTTTGAAAGAACGGGAAGTTCTTTGGAAGTTGGCGCCGCATATTGCCTGGCCGCTGCGCTTCATTCTTCCGCACCACAAAGAGCTGCGCCCAGCATGGTTTCTACGCCTTGGTCTGTTCATGTATGACCACCTTGGTGGCCGTAAGCTGCTGCCGGCGACCAAAACAGTTCCGCTCGACCAGGGCATCTTCAGCAAGGGGTTGAAGAAGCTCTTTCAAAAGGGATTCGAATACTCCGATTGCTGGGTCGATGACGCGCGCCTTGTCGTCTTGAATGCGCGAGATGCGGCGGATCGCGGCGCGAATATTCAAACCCGTACAAAATGCGTCAGCGCACTGCGTGACGGAGATCATTGGCAAGTGGTCTTGAAGGACCTGACAACCGGTATCGAACGCACTGTCACCGCATCTGTTCTGGTAAATGCGGCTGGTCCCTGGGTTGCCGAAATGCTGCGTGGTGTTGTCGGGGCCAACAATTCTTCAGCTGTCCGGCTGGTCAAGGGCAGTCACATCATTGTGCCGCGCCAGTTTGATCATGACCGCTGTTTCATTTTCCAAAATGGGGATGGACGGATCGTCTTCGCCATTCCTTATGAAAACGACTTCACCTTGATCGGAACGACCGATGTCGATTTCGAAGGCGATCTTGGCAAGGTCTCAATTGCAGAAGATGAAATTGAGTATCTTTGCAAAGCTGTCAGCGAGTATCTGGAAAAACCCATTACCCCTGACGATGTCGTGCACACGTATTCGGGTGTCCGCCCGCTCTATGATGATGGTGCGAGCGAAGCAAAGGCGGCGACCCGGGATTATGTGCTGGAGTTGGATGCTGGCGAAAACAAACCAGCTGTTCTGTCTGTATTTGGCGGCAAAATCACCACCTATCGGAAACTCTCCGAACAGGTGTTGGAAAAGCTGACGCCGTTCCTGCCGTTCAAGCGCGGAACGTGGACGGATGAGGACGCGCTTCCAGGCGGCGATTTTGCGGTGACATCCTTTGACGACGAAGTGGAGCGTTTGTCTTCCGATTATCCGTTCCTCGGCAAGATTTTTGCGGCACGGCTGATCCGTCAATATGGGACGGATGCCCGAAAAATTCTAGGCAGTGCGAAGAAGGCTGCCGATCTGGGGCAATTCTTTGGCTACAACCTCTATGAGGCCGAAGTGAAATGGCTGGTAAGCCAGGAGTGGGCGCGCACGTCGGAGGACATTCTTTGGCGGCGGACCAAACTGGGTTTGCGGTTGAATTCCGATGAAATTGCGGCGCTGGACAGCTATCTGGGCGCTCATCTTGCAGAATTGGTCGGCACTGCTGCATAG
- a CDS encoding DUF2336 domain-containing protein: MSLSLVKLAEEGTDAARTTLFGELCKLVTEDLDQRTTQELTIFAEVALKLYSDATTKDRARLAQKISTCPKTPVSLVRKIAADDVSVASPVLTSSPAFTQEDLLDLMEALSNGHLEAIAQRNDLSAQVSDALAQKGDKPIHRILAGNREIRLSRDAMLCLVRIAAEDVAVRENLSLRSDLTPAVCQKLLPIVNEEAKKRLNAIIQGALSQDQLDQIARLKTLRRKLGHALDNQDMSLLWAEAQRAGATADELITLLLQDQRFNHVIELMGIRGRIALKSLKDAIFNGKLETVMRTAARCGLQAQTFALFVKARCDHLRIPSAKGSSWIGAYTAYLKELEASKGARCTDFQAKRKTRDSEKELRDPGKLAIA; the protein is encoded by the coding sequence ATGTCACTGTCACTAGTCAAACTTGCCGAAGAAGGGACCGACGCCGCACGTACGACGTTGTTCGGTGAGCTTTGCAAGCTGGTGACCGAAGACCTTGATCAGCGCACCACACAAGAACTTACAATATTTGCTGAAGTCGCATTGAAACTCTATAGCGATGCCACGACAAAAGATCGGGCTCGACTTGCCCAGAAAATATCAACTTGCCCTAAAACACCGGTTTCTCTAGTTCGCAAAATCGCAGCCGACGATGTCTCAGTGGCCTCGCCAGTGCTGACGTCTTCTCCAGCATTTACACAAGAAGATCTGCTGGATCTGATGGAAGCACTCAGCAATGGACATTTAGAAGCTATTGCTCAGCGAAACGATTTGAGTGCGCAAGTTTCAGATGCCCTAGCTCAAAAGGGCGACAAACCAATACACCGGATCCTGGCTGGCAATCGGGAAATCCGCTTGTCCCGCGACGCGATGCTTTGCCTGGTTCGAATTGCGGCGGAAGACGTCGCTGTCAGGGAGAACCTATCACTCAGATCCGATTTGACACCGGCAGTCTGCCAAAAACTGCTGCCAATTGTGAATGAAGAAGCCAAAAAGCGCCTGAACGCCATTATTCAGGGGGCTCTCTCACAAGATCAACTGGATCAAATTGCCCGGCTCAAAACTCTGCGCCGCAAACTTGGCCATGCGCTCGACAATCAAGATATGAGTCTCTTGTGGGCGGAAGCACAGCGCGCTGGAGCAACGGCAGACGAGTTGATTACTCTCCTGCTTCAAGATCAGCGGTTCAATCATGTCATCGAACTGATGGGCATCCGGGGCCGCATCGCATTGAAGTCGCTGAAAGATGCGATCTTTAACGGCAAGCTTGAGACCGTCATGCGCACTGCAGCCCGATGTGGCCTTCAAGCGCAAACGTTCGCGCTCTTTGTAAAGGCGCGTTGCGATCACCTGAGAATTCCCTCAGCAAAAGGCTCCAGTTGGATTGGTGCGTATACAGCCTATTTGAAAGAACTTGAGGCTAGCAAAGGGGCGCGTTGCACAGACTTTCAGGCCAAACGGAAGACCCGCGATTCGGAGAAAGAGCTCCGCGACCCAGGAAAGCTCGCGATCGCTTGA
- the fliI gene encoding flagellar protein export ATPase FliI — translation MKALFAEIDSLMSTEIYGRVTAVQGLLVEIAGPIHEMSVGSRLMIDSGEDNPKVPAEVVGFREGHALCMPFSGLEGVRMGCKAVISSRESVVHPSNEWLGRVVNALGEPIDGKGPLPNGGLPRKLRSAPPPANERSRVGPPLDLGVRALNTFVTCCEGQRMGIFAGSGVGKSVLMSMLARNTKCDTAVIGLIGERGREVQEFIEDDLGEEGLARSVVVVATSDESVLMRRQAAYLAMTLAEHFRDEGDKVLCMMDSVTRFAMAQREIGLSIGEPPTSKGYTPTVFTELPRLLERAGPGKVGSGSITGLFTVLVEGDNHNEPVADAVRGILDGHVVMERGIAERGRYPAINVLKSVSRTMPRCVPSDQQPVLRKAKQLLSTYTDMEELIRLGAYRRGSDPTVDEAIHRFGPIDDFLNQGKDEATSISDGYVQLANLLEMTQG, via the coding sequence GTGAAGGCGCTTTTTGCCGAGATTGATTCGCTCATGTCGACGGAAATTTATGGCCGCGTAACCGCGGTTCAGGGCCTTCTTGTTGAGATCGCCGGACCGATTCACGAAATGAGTGTCGGATCCCGTTTGATGATCGACAGTGGTGAGGATAACCCCAAAGTTCCTGCAGAAGTCGTTGGTTTTCGCGAGGGCCACGCCTTGTGTATGCCGTTTTCAGGCCTAGAAGGCGTCCGCATGGGCTGCAAGGCGGTGATCAGTTCCCGCGAGAGTGTCGTGCACCCCAGCAATGAATGGCTCGGGCGGGTGGTTAATGCACTTGGTGAACCGATTGATGGTAAAGGACCTCTTCCAAATGGCGGTCTGCCTCGCAAATTGCGAAGCGCACCACCGCCCGCTAACGAAAGATCCCGTGTTGGGCCTCCTCTTGATCTCGGGGTCCGGGCTCTAAATACCTTTGTGACTTGTTGCGAAGGGCAGCGGATGGGTATTTTCGCCGGCTCCGGTGTCGGTAAATCGGTTCTCATGTCGATGCTTGCTCGCAATACCAAATGTGACACGGCGGTCATTGGTCTGATCGGCGAACGTGGCCGCGAAGTGCAAGAGTTTATTGAAGACGACCTTGGCGAAGAGGGGTTGGCGCGGTCGGTCGTCGTTGTTGCGACCTCTGACGAAAGCGTTTTGATGCGCCGGCAGGCCGCCTATCTTGCGATGACGCTGGCCGAACACTTTCGCGATGAGGGTGACAAGGTTCTGTGCATGATGGATTCGGTGACCCGATTCGCTATGGCGCAGCGGGAAATCGGCCTGTCGATCGGCGAACCGCCTACATCTAAAGGGTATACCCCTACCGTCTTCACCGAATTGCCGCGTCTTTTAGAACGCGCGGGGCCGGGGAAAGTGGGGTCTGGATCGATCACGGGCTTATTTACGGTTCTTGTCGAAGGCGACAATCACAATGAACCGGTTGCCGATGCGGTGCGCGGCATTTTGGATGGGCACGTTGTCATGGAGCGGGGAATCGCGGAACGCGGGCGCTACCCAGCTATTAATGTGTTGAAATCTGTGTCCCGGACTATGCCGCGCTGCGTGCCATCAGATCAGCAGCCGGTCTTAAGAAAAGCCAAGCAACTTCTGTCCACTTATACGGACATGGAAGAACTGATCCGCCTTGGGGCTTATCGAAGAGGATCTGACCCAACCGTGGATGAAGCGATCCACCGATTCGGACCGATTGACGACTTTCTTAATCAAGGTAAGGATGAGGCGACGTCAATTTCTGACGGTTATGTCCAACTTGCCAACCTTTTGGAAATGACTCAGGGATAG